The sequence CGGAGCAATACAAGCAGGTCGGAAACGCAGTGCCGTGTTTCCTTGCCAGACAGATTGCACACATCGTCCACGATCTGATCACCGTAGAAAAATAAGCCGGAACCGCCAAGTCGAGGAGATCAAACCTTAATTTCCGGGATGCGATCCTTCGGTTCCGGAAATTCTGCGCTCTGCACAGCCTTCCATGTATCGGCTCGCTTGGCCACCTCGGAGAATTGCCGCCCTGGGGCAATTCGCTCGAAAGTGGCGTTCACAACCTTCGCCCATTCCCACAGGAGCTTGGCAAAGCTTTCGGAAATTTCCTGTTGCTGCCAGACGAGTTCGAAATCGATCCGCCCGGGCAGCTTCTCGGCCAGTGCTGCAACCGTGTAGGTTGCAATGTTGACCCAGCCCTGCCGGAACGTCTCCTTCGCGTCCTTCTTCTTGATCATGCTTTCGATGGCTCGAAAGATGACCACCTTTGCGATCAGCGCCCTGTACCACTCCGGGGTGAGCGGGTTCGGCACCAGTTCGGGATTTTCATCCAGAGCTGCCATGAAGGCTGCGAAATTCTTTTCACCCGCCAAGGCGACCTGGGCCGGCTTCCCACGCCAAGCTTCATGAAACTTCGCGACATCGTTCTTGGAAAGCTTGTGCTTCGTCGGAACGATCCTCTGGAATTCGCGCCGTTTCGCATCGGTACGTTCACGCAGCAGGCGGACCTGGTAAGCACCTGCCGCGCGCTCGTAAAACCATCGGCTCGCTCCATCAGCGCACCAGATTTCCTCGGACAGTTTCTCCAGCTGGACGTGGAAAGGCCGATTCGCCGAGAGATCTGATGTCTTCACGGCATTCTGGCTGTTCGCGAATTTCGAGATGTTGGAAATGAGGCGCTCGCGGGCATCGTCATCATCGCCTTTCAAGATGATCACCTTTGCCGGGACCATCACATGGCTGAGGTCAATTTCCTTTCGATCGCGCGACGCGAAGAAGATGGACGAGGTGGTCTGACCGCCGTTCACGATCTGCAGCCCCTTGATGAGCGAAAACCCCAGACCACCGTCATCGCAGCGGCTGAGTTCGGCACTGTCACATACGATGACCAGGCCGTTGTTGAAGGCCATGAAATGCTCAGGCTCCTTCAACAGGGTTTCCGCGATGCCCGAATTTACCCTGCTTCGGTAACCAAGGAATGTGCGGACGTTGGCTTCAAGCAACCGGGAATTGTAGCGCAGGTATAGCTCTTTGATGACTTGCCCTGGAATCGCTGTAAGCGCGTATTCATAGTCTGCATCGGGGTCGGGGACGTGAATGCAAGGGAGCGGGCGCCCCAGAGTCTGTTCGAAGCTGATGGAGACTTCATCGCGAGGCTTGCCGGTGGTGTGGCGGTACAGACGCTCGATATCCATGGCTTCGATCGCGACGATCTTTCCCTGGACCTCCTTGGGGGCGAACCGCTTGGACTTGGTCTGGCCGTCCGTGACGACGAAGACGCGCAATTGCTCAAGGCTCGACCAGTGTTCCTTGATGAACAGGACCAGCTCATAGATGTCGCCGCTGGCCTCCATTCGTGATGCCAGACGGCCACCGGCCGCCTCGAACAGGAATTTTATCCCTTCCTTCGCCGTCGATGTCGCTTCGGAGTCTCGGAGGTTCTCGATCTCGTCGGTTCCGAAATAGCGGGTCACGAACAGGTCCAAGCACGTTTCATCGGTCGAAAGCGCATAACCTGTGATCCGGAGGCGAGCGTTCCCGATCGTCCCGGTCCAGTGGCAAATTGTCGGTGAATCGCAAATATTCGCATTTGCGACCTGTTCCATAGCAAGCTCCGCGTAGATGAGCTCCTCAGATGGAAAATTGCCCTCATCGCTCAGTATCCGTTCGGCAACGATTGCCTGAATCTCGGAGCGGATACCCCGGTGAAACTCTTCAATACTCATTCGGAAATCCCCAATGCCGACAACGCCCCGTCGATGCCCACATCAGTTTGGGGAATGGAGCTGAGATCAAGTGTGTAGGTTGCCGCCGTCACTTGGGTCGGCAAATGGGCGCGTCGAAGTACCGGAAAATCGTCGTCTACCTTGAAGCAACTGAATTGGTCGAGAGTCAGCGGGCGCTGGTAGTGAGGCGCGTGCTCATCATAGTATCCCGCCATGATCAAGAGCGCGTCAAATGCGCGCCTTCGACCGCAACCATCAGACGCATCACGCAGCAGCCCGACCAGGTCATTGAGACTGGCACCTCCGGCATCCTCCCTGAGACGAATTGCGCCAAGGAACATGGGCTGCCGTTCTGAATCTAGTTGTTCGATGCTGTTGATGCGCGCCTTGAAAACATCGGAAGTGGTCGTGCTCTTCACTTCCAACGCACCGGATCCGAGATGGAAATCCTGTGCTGCATGCATCGGTCCCTTCCAGGCGTCGAATGCGGAACCTCCGGGCATCACCGCGAGAAGTTTATGAAGCGCGGCAAGTTCGCCGTAAAGCCCGGCTTGTGCCTCTTGGGAGAGGGGCCTGTTTCCTCGGGACATGAAGCTCTGCCATTCCCTGACACGCTCCAGGAAGCCCGCCACCAGCGCCCTTGCATCCTTCGATCGGCTGTCTTCAAGAAGACGAAGCAAGTCGACCACCATGATTGCAAAGATGTCGAAAGCGCCCTCAAGCCGCCTAATCAAGGCAATGACATCCTTGCCCGGGAAGGATGGATTTCCCTCAATCAGAGTTGCTTCAAAGCCTTTGCCATCTGGAAGGCCCGAGACCTTGCCCAGCCATCCGGCCGGAAACGCCACAACGAGCGCCTCACGGCTGTCAGGAAAATGCCGCCCCGCCTGAACTGTCACCAGGTCGATCGCGGCCAAATTGACAAGGCGCCATTCTTCGTCGCCTTGCCGCGTAGCGAGAGCACGCCAAGAGCTGATCAGCCCTTCCTCAGTCCACCCAGTCATTCAACGCCCCCCACATTACGCTGTTGGCCATATAGGCTGCGTTGCTTACACGTCGCTCGGAGCTGCTCCCTGGAAAACTGATGGCGAATGCGACTATCGGATCGGCACCTTTCAGTGCCGAGATTTCGCTGGCGGCGGGATCAAGCAAGTAGAGCATCAGCAGGCCTCGCTGGGGCACAGCGGGTACTCCTGATTTGGACCATCCTTCGCCAAGCACCTTGCGGATGGCAGGGCCGCGAGGTTCCGTCGGAGGTTCCTTGCCCTCGTTTCGTTCGGTATCCCGCCGCCAAGTCTCTCTGCTGAGTTCGAGAGCCGCCTTCCATTGTCCCTCGGTCAGGTCGATGGCCTGATCGCGAGGCGAGATCAGGGTCTTGATCGAATACCGATCATCATGATCGACGGTCTTGCGGCGGGTCAGCATCGCCAGCTTGAGACCTGCAATAACGGCCTCAACTTCAGCAGAGGCAGAGTCCTTGCCAATCAGGGCCACTGTCCAGCTGGTCAGCTCCCCGTCCTTGTTCATTTCGTCGATGAAATCGGCGATCAACGGGCTCATGATCCGGAAGCTCGCAGGGTGGGTCCTGTAGGCTCTCAAGAAGGTCGTTACCTGCTGTGCAGGAATGTTGCGCCACAGGTGGCCTGACCATTTCTGACCTTCGACAAGGTGCTGCTGCTCGTTCAGGTCATGCGCTGTCCCCAACCCTGAAATGAAGCGGTCGGCGGCCTTGAAGTTGAGTCCGATCTCGTCGGCTCGATTTGGGAAGACAATCGTCTGCAGCAGATCCCCGGAATAGGTGAACGACATGGGACGCGCATTGCGCATCTTTGCGCGCGAGGTGACGGTCAACACCGAATGTGACTTGACCCGCAACCCGAAATCCTTCGGAGTTGCGCCCGCAGCGACCATGTTGTCGAACTCCTGCCTCAGCTCTTCGGCAGCGTCAGCGATATGGCCGAACCACTCTATCAACTCATGTGTGGTGTAGAGTCTGCAGACATCGAGATAGCCGTCCCGATACCCGAACCACCGGCCCATCTGCATGAGAGTGTCGTACATTCGGGCCGTGCGCAGAAAATAGCTGGTGCAAAGGCCTTCGAGCGTCAGTCCGCGGGCAAGCTTGTCTCCGCCGACAGCAATGACTTTGAGGCCGGTCCCCTCGTTGTCTACGTAATCCAGAGCGTCCTTTGCCGATCCGTTGATTTCCCGGACCTTTATGTCGGCGATGACGTCAGGAAGCACCTCGCGGATTTGTGCCCAGGCGAAATCGGCCAGCTTTTCGTCCTCGACCAGCTCAGTGCGGATTCGGGCCATTCCTGGCCTGAACTTTTCCTCGTACTCCGAATGCATCAGGCTTTCGGTCTCGGCCAAATCTATGCCGCGCTGGTAGCGGCCCCTGAGTTCGCGGACATACTCGGCGATTTGGCCCACCACTTCGTTTTGCACCGACGTAAATCGGGTCACATGCACCAGCATCGACGAATGACGATTGCCTTGGCCACGCAGTTTCCGAACGGCGCAGGCGTAGATGAAGGACCTGATGGCTTCTTCGAGCGAATCAGGAATCTTTGCGCTGCCATTCCACTTCGGCCGAAAGCCATTGCGGTGCTTCGGAGGAACCCAGGGTGCGTATTCTGCCTCGGCCAGGGGGCGGGTCAGTGGCAGGTCTGCGGCAGTCGATGAAGCCGAACTAAACACCCGGCCGGGGCCGATGTAGTTGGATGGCGCTGCCAGGTTCGTGATGAACGCGGCCGGGAAGAGATCCGGTCCGTGTTCCTCTGTCGTCCCCTTGTCGTGGATGAAGATGTTGGCGAAGGGCGTGGCGGTATAGCCAACGTAGGCTGAACGGGCGAAGTAGTTCAAGATGGACCTGATGAGCCGATTGATCGTGGTCGGCTGATGTTCGAGATCAGGCTTGCCGTTTTCATCGACGACATCTTCCCCAGTATCGACAGATCCGTGATCGGACTCGTCGTCGATGACCAGAATCGGCAGATTGGTAACAATCTTCCGCCCGGTCACAGGATCCGTGTAATCGGCCACACGGTTGCGGATCCAGCCTAGCAGCCGCTCCAGTACAGTCTTGTTCTTCTTGACCACGAACAGCCAGGGGCGCTGTTCGGGGGTCACCCCAAGCTTGGCCGCAGCCGCTTTGGTGAAGTCGCCATTTTCCGTGCGGTTTGTGGCGTAATTTGGCCGAATCGAATGATCCGCGTCGATCAATCCTACCCCAACCGCTGGCAGGTCTTCCACATTCGCCAGCGTCGCGAATCCGAGAAATCCTTCGTCTAGGCGGATCTGGGTCTGTGCTCTGAGGTTGTTGTGCAACCCCGCAAGAACGATGACGATCTTGTAGCCGGCGTCTGCCGCTTTGCAGATCAGCCCGGTGTAGTTCCCGGTCTTGCCTGACTGGACGTGACCGACGACGAGGCCGCGCCTGTCCCAGTCGCCTTCACGGTTCGGGTCTTCCAGGTGACCCAGTACCTCATCCGTCGCCTCGTCGAGAGCGTCGAGGGCTACGAGAGGTATCTTGGCTTCCATGTATTCCGAGTAGCGGCGCCAATATAACCAATCCCTCTTCCGTTCGGCTGTAAGCCAAGGGACGTGATCGGAGTCGTCCGACAGGGTGGCATTCCGGCCAACCGTATGACTGTAGCGCCGGATCAACTCGTCGACGAGCTGCTCGCGGTCAACGACCGCAAAGTCGTCCTCCATCAGCATCTCGAGCTTGTTCAGCTCCGCATCGATCATTTCTGGAGTGATCGCCAAGCCAGTCTTGGTCGATGTGCGGCGCAGGAGATTTTGCGCCATGCTGAGGATCGCATCAAACGCGCGCTGGTCATTTGTCGACATCAATTCTTCCTGCCAATTTCGGCGACGATTTCCGGGTACTGATCGAACGGCGGTGTTCTTGCCAACCGTTGTCGCGCCTTGTCCGGATCCATGCCTCTGAATTCGACCAGCGCCTCGAACATGCTGGTCAGTGTGTCCACGATTTCTGCTGTCGGAGCTGCAACGAAATCGCCCTTCGGGGTGTCATTCTGCTCGGCCGTATCCAACCAGATGCGTTGTACGGGCACGGTTTCTTCTATCAGGCGCAGCAGCGATAGAAGGTCAGCTTTCATCGGGCCTGCGCGTTCAAGAAGTGCGGCTACAAGATCATGGTCCCTTGAGATGCGGTATGAGATACCTTTGGTCGAATGCCGGGCTGCCCATACATCGGGCAAGCTTCCGCCGGGTTGGCCGCCTGTTGTGATGAGCCGGCCGCGATGCGCAAAAACACGTCTTGCAACGTCGCGGGTCTCGGAACCCAGCTTCACGAACTGGCTTCGTAGCCGGACAGGAACGCTCGCCGTCGACTTCAGGATATTGATCTTCCAATCCGAATCCGCGCTGTTCGGAATGTCCAGGCGAATTCTGGCAAGTCGATGAGGCTCATCGCGGGTCCAGCGCCGACCGCGCTCGCCTAACCCCAACCAGCCCCCCGCGAGGAGCAGTCGCTTGTTTCGATAGATGTAAAAGCCCTGTTGTGCAGCCCAACCACCAGGCCCGGCTGCCGCCTCGTATTCACCAGCCTTGAGCAGGTCCTTGTGCGGAAGAACATGGCACTGAGCGACTACGCCTTGGGCATGGAGGAACCGGTACTCGACACTCTCCAGCGCCTTCCCGGGGTGACCGGTCAGGAATGGGTCCCATCCCCGAATTCTGTGCCCGTTCAGCAGCAGGGTCAGTTCCCCGTCGAGCAGGCGATGAAATGTCATGGCCAGATGTGCTTCGACCTCATCGGCGAGGTCGATCATGTCTTGGGCCGAAAAGCCGTCAGTTACGAGGCGGTCGAGCGTTTCCCAAAGAACGACAGTGCCGTTGTCTTGAGCGCATTCGGTTAGCAGGCGATCCTCTGATCCTTCGCGACAACCTTCGTGCAGCAGCCAATGGCCGGCTTCGCCTCCAAGGTCATCGAGGTCCCACCTCAAGCAGCATTTGTTATCGCCAAGCGCACGGCTCGCAACGGTAAGAACGCGAGCCTGCGAGAACGAGGCAGTTTTCAGCCCCATCCCGAATCTGCCGAGGTCACCCGGGTTCCGAACTTCTCTCGGGTCGCGTGCGCCGAGCCGCATGGCGGCCTCCAGCCCGGCATCCGACATGCCTCTCCCATTGTCAGCAACCCGAATCCAGCTGTCGGCACCGTTCCAGGCAAAATGGATGTCGACCCGCGTTGCGTCCGCACTGATCGAGTTGTCGATGAGGTCAGCGATGGCCGTAGCCGTCGTATACCCAAGTCCGCGCAGCGACTCGAGCATCGCTCCAGCTGCGGGTGGTACGTTCCTCGGGACGCTCATTACAGCAGATCCCGAAGAAAGCGTGCGCGCCCGGGATG is a genomic window of Novosphingobium sp. MMS21-SN21R containing:
- a CDS encoding AIPR family protein: MSIEEFHRGIRSEIQAIVAERILSDEGNFPSEELIYAELAMEQVANANICDSPTICHWTGTIGNARLRITGYALSTDETCLDLFVTRYFGTDEIENLRDSEATSTAKEGIKFLFEAAGGRLASRMEASGDIYELVLFIKEHWSSLEQLRVFVVTDGQTKSKRFAPKEVQGKIVAIEAMDIERLYRHTTGKPRDEVSISFEQTLGRPLPCIHVPDPDADYEYALTAIPGQVIKELYLRYNSRLLEANVRTFLGYRSRVNSGIAETLLKEPEHFMAFNNGLVIVCDSAELSRCDDGGLGFSLIKGLQIVNGGQTTSSIFFASRDRKEIDLSHVMVPAKVIILKGDDDDARERLISNISKFANSQNAVKTSDLSANRPFHVQLEKLSEEIWCADGASRWFYERAAGAYQVRLLRERTDAKRREFQRIVPTKHKLSKNDVAKFHEAWRGKPAQVALAGEKNFAAFMAALDENPELVPNPLTPEWYRALIAKVVIFRAIESMIKKKDAKETFRQGWVNIATYTVAALAEKLPGRIDFELVWQQQEISESFAKLLWEWAKVVNATFERIAPGRQFSEVAKRADTWKAVQSAEFPEPKDRIPEIKV
- a CDS encoding PD-(D/E)XK motif protein, which encodes MTGWTEEGLISSWRALATRQGDEEWRLVNLAAIDLVTVQAGRHFPDSREALVVAFPAGWLGKVSGLPDGKGFEATLIEGNPSFPGKDVIALIRRLEGAFDIFAIMVVDLLRLLEDSRSKDARALVAGFLERVREWQSFMSRGNRPLSQEAQAGLYGELAALHKLLAVMPGGSAFDAWKGPMHAAQDFHLGSGALEVKSTTTSDVFKARINSIEQLDSERQPMFLGAIRLREDAGGASLNDLVGLLRDASDGCGRRRAFDALLIMAGYYDEHAPHYQRPLTLDQFSCFKVDDDFPVLRRAHLPTQVTAATYTLDLSSIPQTDVGIDGALSALGISE
- a CDS encoding Z1 domain-containing protein, giving the protein MSTNDQRAFDAILSMAQNLLRRTSTKTGLAITPEMIDAELNKLEMLMEDDFAVVDREQLVDELIRRYSHTVGRNATLSDDSDHVPWLTAERKRDWLYWRRYSEYMEAKIPLVALDALDEATDEVLGHLEDPNREGDWDRRGLVVGHVQSGKTGNYTGLICKAADAGYKIVIVLAGLHNNLRAQTQIRLDEGFLGFATLANVEDLPAVGVGLIDADHSIRPNYATNRTENGDFTKAAAAKLGVTPEQRPWLFVVKKNKTVLERLLGWIRNRVADYTDPVTGRKIVTNLPILVIDDESDHGSVDTGEDVVDENGKPDLEHQPTTINRLIRSILNYFARSAYVGYTATPFANIFIHDKGTTEEHGPDLFPAAFITNLAAPSNYIGPGRVFSSASSTAADLPLTRPLAEAEYAPWVPPKHRNGFRPKWNGSAKIPDSLEEAIRSFIYACAVRKLRGQGNRHSSMLVHVTRFTSVQNEVVGQIAEYVRELRGRYQRGIDLAETESLMHSEYEEKFRPGMARIRTELVEDEKLADFAWAQIREVLPDVIADIKVREINGSAKDALDYVDNEGTGLKVIAVGGDKLARGLTLEGLCTSYFLRTARMYDTLMQMGRWFGYRDGYLDVCRLYTTHELIEWFGHIADAAEELRQEFDNMVAAGATPKDFGLRVKSHSVLTVTSRAKMRNARPMSFTYSGDLLQTIVFPNRADEIGLNFKAADRFISGLGTAHDLNEQQHLVEGQKWSGHLWRNIPAQQVTTFLRAYRTHPASFRIMSPLIADFIDEMNKDGELTSWTVALIGKDSASAEVEAVIAGLKLAMLTRRKTVDHDDRYSIKTLISPRDQAIDLTEGQWKAALELSRETWRRDTERNEGKEPPTEPRGPAIRKVLGEGWSKSGVPAVPQRGLLMLYLLDPAASEISALKGADPIVAFAISFPGSSSERRVSNAAYMANSVMWGALNDWVD
- a CDS encoding ATP-binding protein; amino-acid sequence: MLESLRGLGYTTATAIADLIDNSISADATRVDIHFAWNGADSWIRVADNGRGMSDAGLEAAMRLGARDPREVRNPGDLGRFGMGLKTASFSQARVLTVASRALGDNKCCLRWDLDDLGGEAGHWLLHEGCREGSEDRLLTECAQDNGTVVLWETLDRLVTDGFSAQDMIDLADEVEAHLAMTFHRLLDGELTLLLNGHRIRGWDPFLTGHPGKALESVEYRFLHAQGVVAQCHVLPHKDLLKAGEYEAAAGPGGWAAQQGFYIYRNKRLLLAGGWLGLGERGRRWTRDEPHRLARIRLDIPNSADSDWKINILKSTASVPVRLRSQFVKLGSETRDVARRVFAHRGRLITTGGQPGGSLPDVWAARHSTKGISYRISRDHDLVAALLERAGPMKADLLSLLRLIEETVPVQRIWLDTAEQNDTPKGDFVAAPTAEIVDTLTSMFEALVEFRGMDPDKARQRLARTPPFDQYPEIVAEIGRKN